The sequence CTCTGGACCGGAGCTTGGCGCGGATCCTAGAGCCCCGGGCCGCGGCCCCGCAGCGCCGGCTGGAAACCGTCCGCCGCCTGAGCGAGGCGGGCATCCCGGTCACCGTGCTGATGGCGCCCATCATTCCCGCCCTTACCGATAACGAGATCGAAACACTCCTGACCCAGGCCGCTGAAGCCGGGGCCCATGGGGCCGGCTACGTGATGCTGCGGTTGCCACTGGAGCTGGAAGGGCTATTCCGGGAGTGGCTGGAGTCCCACCTACCCTTGCGCGCCCAGCACGTACTGGCCCGCCTGAGGGATATTCACGGCGGAACGATCTACCGGTCCCAGTTTGGACTCCGCCAGTCCGGTACCGGCGCCTATGCCGACTTGATTCGGCAGCGGTTCCGGCTGGCCCTTAAACGCACCGGTCTGAACCGACGGCCCATCGTTCTGGACAGCTCACAGTTCCGGCCGCCCACCGGGGGGCCCGTGCAACTCGACCTGTTTTGAGGCGAGCGGGACCGCGCTCTGCGCCTCACCGGGGGGCCGCCTGCTCGGGTTTGGTGTCTGTGGCTGGAGGCGGGGAGGGCGGTGCCTTGCCGGCGTCCGGGGAGCCGCTCGCAGGGGGCGCTTCCGGTTTGGGTTCCGGCGTGCGCCGCTCGATCTTGGCCGCCGCGGTCAAATCGGCGATATGCTGCTGCAGTTTTTGGGTCTGCACGAACGAGCGCAGCTGATCCTTCACCGCGTCGAAGGGCGGAGGCGCCTGCTCGCGGGAATCTTCCCGTAGGATGACGTGCCAGCCGAACTGGGTTTGCACCGGGGTTTTGGTGTACTCGCCGTTCTTGAGGGCCATCACTGCCTCGGAAAAGGGCGGCACCATGCGCTGCGGGGCGAACCAGCCCAGCTCGCCCCCCTTGTCCTTGGAGCCTGGGTCCTTGGACAGCTTCTTGGCGAGGTCGGCGAATTTCTCGCCCTTTTGCAGCTTGGCGATGATGTTTTTGGCCGCCTGCTCCGAGTCCACGAGGATGTGGCTGGCCCTAAACTCAGTGGTGCGGGTGGAGCCCACCTGCTGGTCGTAGGCCTTTTTCAGCTCCTCCTCGCTGACCGGCGCCTGGGCGATGAAGCGCTCCGCCGCCACCTGCGACAGCACCATGCGTTCCGCGTTGTCGAGGCGGGCGGCG is a genomic window of Candidatus Methylocalor cossyra containing:
- a CDS encoding peptidylprolyl isomerase produces the protein MKNYPLIAAVTGALLMAGCQPADRGQEGAKAPAPSPQSAAPSDQAKDAVAVVNGKPISKVSVEMVQADLGQRRGGANIPEEEIVDQLIKRELLRQEAEKQQMSKDEKIAARLDNAERMVLSQVAAERFIAQAPVSEEELKKAYDQQVGSTRTTEFRASHILVDSEQAAKNIIAKLQKGEKFADLAKKLSKDPGSKDKGGELGWFAPQRMVPPFSEAVMALKNGEYTKTPVQTQFGWHVILREDSREQAPPPFDAVKDQLRSFVQTQKLQQHIADLTAAAKIERRTPEPKPEAPPASGSPDAGKAPPSPPPATDTKPEQAAPR